The Corynebacterium coyleae genome segment CCGGGTTGGGGGCCACGTCGATGTTGGACGCCTCCTGGGGCGCCTCGCCCACCGGCACCATATGCAGCACATCCGCACAGGTGCGCACGCCCTCGCGTGGGGCCTCGCCCGTCATCAGACTGACCACGCTGGCGAACTTGTCCACATTCGCCTTGGCCAACTCCTCATCCGAGCCAACCGCGTCGGTACTCGGACCAACCAGGGTGAGCTTCACCGGGGTGGTCGACCACTGCGGCTGCACCAAGAGGCGCTCCGGCGAAATAGAACGGGAGACGAACCCGGACAGGCCCTTCAAGTCGTAATCGTCGATGGCCTCGGCCACCGGGGCAAGCAAGTCGCGCACTTCCTGCTGGGTAAACGTCGCGCCCTTTTCCGCAATGAGGTCGCTGAGCGGCGTGCCGGTTGCGGCCTCGCGCAGGACGAAAAGCTGCCCTTCGTCGGTGGTGCCCACACTGCGCGGCTGGAACGCGCCCGGATGCGCCGCCAACGCGAGGCGGCTGTTGAGCGTGTTCACGTCGGCGCCGAGGTGTTCCGCCACCTTCGTGTCAAAGACCTCCACCTCTACGGCGTGGCCTTTGTCGTCCGACGCGGTGTACAACGTGGACGTTTCAGTACGGCCGCTTTCACGCACCTGCTCAGGGGTGAAGGCGAAGCCGAAGCGGTCGGCGAGGATTCCGGCGATGTTGGGCACAGACATGCGCCGCATTCTACCGCCTGCGACCGCAGCCCGTTCGGCTACCTGTCTTCTTCGATGTGCTTGAAGCCAATCCCGAGCGGCAAACCGACGTTGTCGGCCAGGCGCACAGGGCCGAGGTCGACGGCGGCGAGGAGGCGGGCGTCGCCACGCTCGGGCGCTTCGCGCATTGCCAGATCGCGCAGCTCAAGGTAGGCCGGTTCAAGGCCCTCGGCGGCGAGCACACCACGCACGGTTTCAAGCACGACCTCGGCGCCCTGCTCAGCGGCGTGGGCGCCTGCGGTCAGCGCCGCCGGCAGTGCGAGAGCGGCCTCGCGCAGGTCCTCCGGCACGTCGGCGTTGCGCAGCGACACCGCCAGCCCGTTCGGGGTGCGCACGGTGGGCACGGAGTGCAGTTTGACCTCCATACGCAGGCCAGAGACCGCATATTGCGTAGCCACGAGCACCTCAAAGTCCTTCTCCCCCAACACCACATCCGTCGCGTGCGAGGCGTTAATCGCCGCGAGAATGCGCGCCACCTCGCGCTGCGTGTGCTCCGGGTCCTCCAGCGGATCCGCCCCGGAATCCACCCGCACCTTGGTCTCCAGCGGGCCGTGGAACACCACGTCCACCTTCTCGTCGGCGAAGATGTCCGGGACCTCGTCGCCAGTAAACGTGACCACGACATACGAGCCGAGCAGGGACTTCGCCGCACGGATCAACTCGATGTGGCCCGCGTGCACGTCGCGACCCAACGGCACGACCACAACGGACTTGCCAATCTTGCGAAACGCCCGCCCGTACGTCGCCAGCAGCGCCTCATCCGTAACGACGACCGCCTTACCTGCCTCAAACGCCATCTCTCTTCCCCTTTATCTTCCCTCGTATTTCTGAATAACCCACAGTTCCGTATCCGTGTCCTGCTCCATCTCACCGCGTCGGCGCTGCAGATCCACAAACAGCCTGCGCACCCCGGGTTCCGGCAGTGCGTCGAGCATCCGATCCAGTTCGTTGACGCTCCTTGCGTATCGACGACCCGACGCCGCCTCGATGAACTTCTCCGCCACCGCCTCAAACGCAGGAACCGTATCGATGAGCAGCTCGAGCGCGTCATCGCGCACCGTCGCTTCCAGTGCGCGAAGTTCTTGGGCGGCGGCGATGGTGGGGCGGACGGTGCCGTCGATACGCATGCTCGTGCCGCCGATCTCCGCGATGAGCAGCCCCACGACGGTTTCGCCGAGTTCGTCCGCGGCGGAGGTGACCCAGATGTTGTCGAAGAGGTTGTGGGCGCACATGGTGATGGCCTGGGACGTTTCGACGTCGTCAAGCAACTGCGGGCCTTCCTCCAACGCGGTGTGGAGGAACATCTGCTGCGGGCGCGCGTAATCAGCCAGGATTTCTGCGGCGGCGCGGATATCGTTCGCGGAGCCGTCGATGAGCACGAGGTCCACGTGCGCGATTGCGCCCGGGTCGGTGTTGATATCGATCGGGCGCACGGTGTGCCCGGCGCGCTCCATGTCGAGAGCGAGTTGGCTGTGGCCGGGGATTGCGCCTACGAGCAGGCGTGGCGCCATTTACTTCCCCCGGCGCGCGAGCAGTTCAGCGACGGAAATGGAGTTCTCGCGCTCGTCACGACGACGGCGGCCCGAACGGTGCGGCTCCTCCTGCGGTTCCGGTTCCGGGGTTGGCTCCGGCTTGGGTTCTGGCTGCGGTTCCGGCTTGGGTTCCGGCTTTGCTTCTGCTTCCGCTTGCGCCTTTCGTTCGCTGATCAGGTCAGACAGCGGGTTGCGTGCGGGACGGCCGGACGGCTGGGTGCCAATGCGGCCAGCGATCGCATCCGAGCTCGGCGCACCTGTCGGACGCACGCGGTCGAGCACAACCGTGTCGTCGGTCGACGGCGATGGGCGCGCTGGTTCTGGTTCTGAGATCGGTTCTGGTTCCGGGGTGGGTTCCGGCGCTGGCTCTGGCTCTGGGGTGCTCTCCAACTCGGAGATGCGACGCGCAGAGGCGCGCACGGCGGCTGGCTCGTACTCGAAGACGCGGCCGTTGAGCTCCTCCAACTGTGCTCGCAGTGCCTGGATCTCGTCCTGCAGCGCGCGAAGGGCTTCCATGTCCACCGCGGAGCCCTCGCCCTGCGGCAACGCTGCGATGACCGCCTTGTGGCGTTCTTCCTGCTCGCGGACTTGTTCGCGGGCGGCTTCGGCGTCCCGGGTGGCGTCGTCACGCTCGCGGCGGCTGCGGAAGTTCAAGATCAGCCCGGCCGCGCCCGCCCACAGTGCGAAGATCAGGGCGATCTTCAGCGCGTTGGCGGAGTTGGTAAACAGCATGACAACGGTGCCAATTACGGCGACAACAAAGGGGACGATGACCCACAGGGTTGCGCTGTCACTGGATGTGTTTTTGGCACTCATGCCCAACACTCTAGCCAACCCCCTGCCCGTCGGCGGGTGGCGACACCTCGCAGTTTTTCTCCAGCACCAACCCGGCAACACACAGCGCGATGCCACCGAGGGTGCCCACGGTCAGCGGCACGACGTCCTCGGATGCGGCCGCCAGCACGTCGAGCCTGCGCACCACATACATCAACGCGCCTGCATACATGCCGCCGCAGATCGCACCCGCCCACGCGCTGGCCTTGCCGAACACCATGAAGTTCGCGGCCTGCATCGGGTTGAGTTGGCTGCGGTCCAGCCCCACCTGGCCGTCCTTGCGGCGCTTGTGCACCACCCACGCCAGCCACCCGGCGACCGCGGCGATGCACCACAGCGACAGCGACACGATTAGGTCCAGCGACTCCAGCCAGCTGTAATAACGCCGCACCACAATCAACGCAGCTGCGGCACTGAAGCCAGCGGCGGCAATGATCCCCTCGATCGGCGTGCGCTTCATAGTTTGCGCACCCCTTGATCCTCCAGGCCATCGAGCAATTCGCGTATCGACGACCCCCTCAACTCCGCACCCGGATCAATCTCCAACCACGGCTCGAGCACAAACTGGCGCAGGTGCGCGCGCGGGTGCGGGACCGTCAGCACCGGGTCGTCGGAGGTATAGCCCTCGATCCAGACAATGTCCACGTCCAGGGTGCGAGGGCCCCAGCGCTCCACGCGCACACGGTCGGCCTCGTTTTCCAGGCGCTGGCAGCGCTCGAGCAACTCGTGCGGGGTTTGGTCCACCTCCACCAGCAGGCTCTGATTGAGAAAGTCCGGCTGGTCGGTTTTTCCCCAGGGTGCGGTGGCGTAGATGGAGCTGGCTGCGACGGTTTCGTCAGCGAACTCGTCGACGACCGCGCGCAGGTGCGCACGCGCATCACCCATGTTCGATCCGGAGGACAGCACTGCGCGCATGGGCATCACATCCGTTTCCGGGAGCGGCGCGCCACCACGGCAACATCGTCGAAAACGGCCGGGATCGGCGCGTGTGGCTTGTGCAGAGTGACCTCGATGGCGTGCAGCGCGTCGTAGGTGCGCATGGCGGTCTCTGCGATCTCGACAACCACGGTCTCAATCAACTGACGCGGCGTACCGGTTGCAATCGCCAGCGCGGTGTCGGCGAGTTCGGCGTAGTTGACGGTTTTGGTGAGGTCGTCGTCACGCGCGGCGTCTGCAAACTCCATCCAGCACGTGATGTCCAGCGAGAACGCCTGGCCAAACTCCGTTTCATGCTCGAGCACACCGTGGTTGGCGTGAAATTGCAGGCCTTTGAGTTCGATGCGGTCAGCCATGGTTCCACCTTGCCACCACATCCACCGCGTCGCGCGAGACCGCAACCTCGTGCACACGCACGCACCACGCGCTGGCCTGGGCGGACAGTGCGGTCACAGCAGCGGTGGCCGGGTCCGCATCCACCGGCGAGTGATCCAGACCGCGGTCGGCGCGGATCTCGGTGAGGAAACGCTTGCGCGACGCGCCGACAAGAATCGGGAACTCGCCGGCAATGAACTCCGGCAGGGCGTTGAGCAACGCCCAGTTATCGGCCGCGGTCTTGGCAAAGCCCAGGCCCGGGTCCAGCGTGATCTGTTCCTTGGCCACACCCGCGGCCAGGGCGTTGTCGACGAGTTCCGCTAGCACCTGGTGGACGTCCTTGACCACATCCCCACCGTGGTCAGCCGCGCCCGAGGCGTTGACAAACGCATCCGCGCGCCAGTGCATGAGGCACACCGGCAGCTGCGTTTCCGCCATCACGCGGTACATGTCCTCATCCGCCAGGCCACCAGAGACGTCGTTGATCAGATCCACGCCCTCTTCAGCAGCGGCCTGCGCAGTGGCGGCACGCATCGTGTCAATCGAGGTCCGGATGCCATCCTCGTGCAACGTGCGGATCACCGGGCGGATGCGCTCCGCTTCCACCTCCGCGGGAACGCGGGTGGCGCCGGGTCGGGTGGATTCGGCGCCGACGTCGATAATGTCCGCACCCAACCGCACCAACTCGTGGGCATGGGCGATGGCATCGTCGGTGGCGAGCCACTTGCCGCCATCCGAAAACGAATCCTCCGTGACGTTGACAATCCCCATCACACTCGTGCGTCCGGGCAGTGTCAGGTCGGCGACAGTGGTCATTGGTGTTCTATCCCCTAATCAGGCTCATGACCTCGGCACGCGAGGCCGCGTTCTTCTGAAAACCGCCGCGCACAGCGGACGTGGTCGTCGTCGCACCCGGCTTCCGAATTCCACGCATTGCCATGCACAGGTGCTCGCATTCGATGACGACGATCACCGCAGACGCATCAAGCTTTTCGACGATCGCATCCGCAATCTGCGCCGTCAACCGCTCCTGCACCTGCGGGCGCTTCGCGTACATATCCGCCACACGCGCCAGCTTGGACAGGCCGGTCACCTTGCCGTCTTGTCCAGGGATGTAGCCAATGTGGGCTACGCCGTAGAACGGCACGAGGTGGTGCTCGCAGGTGGAGTAGATCGGAATGTCACGCACGAGCACCAACTCGCGGTGGTTCTCCGAAAAGGACTTCTCCAGGTGCACCTTCGGGTCCTCGTGCAGGCCTGCGAACACCTCGGCGTAGGCGCGCGCCAC includes the following:
- a CDS encoding pantoate--beta-alanine ligase, with the translated sequence MAFEAGKAVVVTDEALLATYGRAFRKIGKSVVVVPLGRDVHAGHIELIRAAKSLLGSYVVVTFTGDEVPDIFADEKVDVVFHGPLETKVRVDSGADPLEDPEHTQREVARILAAINASHATDVVLGEKDFEVLVATQYAVSGLRMEVKLHSVPTVRTPNGLAVSLRNADVPEDLREAALALPAALTAGAHAAEQGAEVVLETVRGVLAAEGLEPAYLELRDLAMREAPERGDARLLAAVDLGPVRLADNVGLPLGIGFKHIEEDR
- a CDS encoding 6PGD fold domain-containing protein, which produces MAPRLLVGAIPGHSQLALDMERAGHTVRPIDINTDPGAIAHVDLVLIDGSANDIRAAAEILADYARPQQMFLHTALEEGPQLLDDVETSQAITMCAHNLFDNIWVTSAADELGETVVGLLIAEIGGTSMRIDGTVRPTIAAAQELRALEATVRDDALELLIDTVPAFEAVAEKFIEAASGRRYARSVNELDRMLDALPEPGVRRLFVDLQRRRGEMEQDTDTELWVIQKYEGR
- a CDS encoding DUF6779 domain-containing protein encodes the protein MSAKNTSSDSATLWVIVPFVVAVIGTVVMLFTNSANALKIALIFALWAGAAGLILNFRSRRERDDATRDAEAAREQVREQEERHKAVIAALPQGEGSAVDMEALRALQDEIQALRAQLEELNGRVFEYEPAAVRASARRISELESTPEPEPAPEPTPEPEPISEPEPARPSPSTDDTVVLDRVRPTGAPSSDAIAGRIGTQPSGRPARNPLSDLISERKAQAEAEAKPEPKPEPQPEPKPEPTPEPEPQEEPHRSGRRRRDERENSISVAELLARRGK
- a CDS encoding DUF3180 domain-containing protein, which codes for MKRTPIEGIIAAAGFSAAAALIVVRRYYSWLESLDLIVSLSLWCIAAVAGWLAWVVHKRRKDGQVGLDRSQLNPMQAANFMVFGKASAWAGAICGGMYAGALMYVVRRLDVLAAASEDVVPLTVGTLGGIALCVAGLVLEKNCEVSPPADGQGVG
- the folK gene encoding 2-amino-4-hydroxy-6-hydroxymethyldihydropteridine diphosphokinase, whose amino-acid sequence is MRAVLSSGSNMGDARAHLRAVVDEFADETVAASSIYATAPWGKTDQPDFLNQSLLVEVDQTPHELLERCQRLENEADRVRVERWGPRTLDVDIVWIEGYTSDDPVLTVPHPRAHLRQFVLEPWLEIDPGAELRGSSIRELLDGLEDQGVRKL
- the folB gene encoding dihydroneopterin aldolase; translation: MADRIELKGLQFHANHGVLEHETEFGQAFSLDITCWMEFADAARDDDLTKTVNYAELADTALAIATGTPRQLIETVVVEIAETAMRTYDALHAIEVTLHKPHAPIPAVFDDVAVVARRSRKRM
- the folP gene encoding dihydropteroate synthase; translation: MTTVADLTLPGRTSVMGIVNVTEDSFSDGGKWLATDDAIAHAHELVRLGADIIDVGAESTRPGATRVPAEVEAERIRPVIRTLHEDGIRTSIDTMRAATAQAAAEEGVDLINDVSGGLADEDMYRVMAETQLPVCLMHWRADAFVNASGAADHGGDVVKDVHQVLAELVDNALAAGVAKEQITLDPGLGFAKTAADNWALLNALPEFIAGEFPILVGASRKRFLTEIRADRGLDHSPVDADPATAAVTALSAQASAWCVRVHEVAVSRDAVDVVARWNHG
- the folE gene encoding GTP cyclohydrolase I FolE, producing MTTPKFDHERAEAAVRELLIAVGEDPDREGLVETPARVARAYAEVFAGLHEDPKVHLEKSFSENHRELVLVRDIPIYSTCEHHLVPFYGVAHIGYIPGQDGKVTGLSKLARVADMYAKRPQVQERLTAQIADAIVEKLDASAVIVVIECEHLCMAMRGIRKPGATTTTSAVRGGFQKNAASRAEVMSLIRG